TTCCATGCCGTCATGCAGCTGGACGCGGGCCAATATTACCAGGACAAGCCCCTGCCCGCCTCGGTCACCAACGGCCGCGACCTCAACAGCGGCACCAACTTCCGCCGCGCCCGCCTGGGCATGGACGGCAAGCTGTTCAAGAACTTCGACTACAACGTGCTGCTCGACTTCGGCGGCGCAGGCACCGACGGCTCGGGCACGCTGCAGGAGCTGTGGCTGCAGTACAACTACGCGCCCTTCAAGGTGAAGGTCGGCGCCTTCGCTCCGAACGTCGGCCTGGAAGACGTCGCCTCGACCAACGGTTCGCTGTTCCCCGAGCGTCCCTCGGGTTCGGAACTGTCGCGCGGCCTGGCCGGCGCCGACAAGCGCATCGGCCTGCAGGTCCAGGCCGTCGGCGAACGCTACCTGATCTCCGGCGCGATCACGGGCGCCAAGGCCGGCGATCCGGCCACCGCCGACGAGCAGCTGGGCTATGTGGGCCGCGTCGCCTTCGTCCCGCTCAAGGGCCTGGACTGGCTGGTCCATGTGGGCGCCAACGCCAGCGTGGTGGCCACCCCGGCCCAGACCGCCGACACCGGCCTCTACAACATCACCGTCAGCGACCGCCCGGAACTGCGGGTCGACGGCACCCAGCTGATCTCGTCGGGCGCGATCGATTCGACCGGCGGCCGCCACTACGGCTTCGAACTGGCCGCCCAGAAGAAGAACTTCTTCGTCCAGGGCGAATATTTCGACATCGCGCTGGACCGCCGCAACCCGGCCGCCAACGTCACCGATCCCAAGTTCAAGGCCTGGTACGTGGAAGGCTCGTGGATCCTGACCGGCGAAGCCCGCAAGTACAGCGCCACCAACTTCGCCTTCGACGCCCCGGCGGTCGACAAGCCGTTCGACCCGAAGAAGGGCCAGTGGGGCGCCTGGGAACTGGCGGCGCGCTATTCGGTCGCCGACCTGAACTACCACGAGTACTCGAGGGTGGCGGCCGACCGCGTGCGCGGCGGCGACCAGCAGATCACCTCGGTCGGCCTGAACTGGTTCCCCAATACCGCGACCAAGTTCTCGCTGGACTACCTGGATGTCAGCGTCGACCGCCGCAACGCGGCCGGCCTGCAGGCCGGGCAGGACTACCACGTGGTCAACCTGCGC
The window above is part of the Caulobacter soli genome. Proteins encoded here:
- a CDS encoding porin; protein product: MTKFLTTRTTLRTALIAGASLVAMTGAAHAQSAAQTPEQQQARIEALEAQLEALSSQIADLKAATAASLKDVRTVQAAAPAVTIAGGKPAITSADGAFSANFHAVMQLDAGQYYQDKPLPASVTNGRDLNSGTNFRRARLGMDGKLFKNFDYNVLLDFGGAGTDGSGTLQELWLQYNYAPFKVKVGAFAPNVGLEDVASTNGSLFPERPSGSELSRGLAGADKRIGLQVQAVGERYLISGAITGAKAGDPATADEQLGYVGRVAFVPLKGLDWLVHVGANASVVATPAQTADTGLYNITVSDRPELRVDGTQLISSGAIDSTGGRHYGFELAAQKKNFFVQGEYFDIALDRRNPAANVTDPKFKAWYVEGSWILTGEARKYSATNFAFDAPAVDKPFDPKKGQWGAWELAARYSVADLNYHEYSRVAADRVRGGDQQITSVGLNWFPNTATKFSLDYLDVSVDRRNAAGLQAGQDYHVVNLRSQYAF